Part of the Mycolicibacterium mengxianglii genome is shown below.
GATGTCGAGTGGAGTAACGACACGAACGCCTCGGTTCCCGACTCATGGGACGTTTCTAGAAATCGGCAGTCCAGGTCGTTCGTGTCGATCGCTGTCCGCGCCGACAGGCTCGCTTTCGGGATGCTGACCGCCAACACGCTCGAAGCTGACGGGTTCTCGTACTCGGATGTCGCATCCATCAAGGTATTGGCGCACCTGCTTGCCGCCGCCGAAGCAACGACGACGCCCGCCCGCATCACCAAGGTCTCCCAGCAGCGAGGGAACTAAAATGTGCCTAACGGGTTTGTCGGGGAGCGCAGCTATGCTGGCGTCGTCCGAAAGGGGTGAAGTGATGGCGGAGACTGTGGAGTTCCATGACGCCGATATGCGTCGCGCTTGGGCGGAAGCCGATGCCGCCGAGCGGGACGCCGAGCAGAATCCCAAGCGCATCGCAGAACGCCGTCGCCGCTTGATCAAGTGGGTTGAGGCACGCGCAAGCTCATAGTTCGACGGATACACTTTCCTCAATTGTTAGCCATCCCGCGAACCTGTTTTTGCGGGAATTTCTGGTGGTGGCAGCACTTCGGCGAGTAACGCCGCCACAGCCACCCGAAGTCATGTGTGTAGAAGTGAGAACGCAGAACCTCATCCCACCCGACCCTGCATTAGTCCACCATCTCTTAGCCATCTGTGAGCAGCTTATTCCAAACACTCGTCGGCGCGAATGCTCTCCGCGCCAACGTCATTGGCTACCTAAACGCTCATCATCTATCGCCGATATCAGGAATACCCGCCAGAGATATGAGCTCTCGAAGAGCGGCGGAGTCAGCGGGTTCTAAGAACGGGGTTCGAGAAAGCCCGCGAACAGGCGAGATGCGACAACATCGCCTGCTGCACACCCTTTCGAGCCGCGGAGGCTTCGCGAGGCGCGCGAAGGCTTGCATAGGCCGTCGGAGCCCCCTGCTCGCGTACAGGCCGCGCCCAGAAAAGGACTCCTCTAGCTAACCCGCATCTCCGCCCTCTTCGCTTTCGAGCTCTCGTGGAGATTCTCGCGTCCCGCTCTGTCTGATTTCAGAAGCTGTTCGGAGATGCTCTCCAAGAAGTTCCGTTTGAGTGCATGCCCTCCATACTTCCACGCGTCATAACGAACGACTGCGGTCCTCGTCTTCAAAGCGCCAAGGTGGGTCTCAATCATCGAATAGACGCTCGACTTGCCTGACCCCCACGGGCCGAACAGAGCGACATTTGTCGGAGTTTCAGCGACAAGCGCGATCTCTGCCACCGATCGAGCGAGCGCTTCGTGCTCAAGTTTGTCTTCGGTCGCCTGCTTCAATCGGCGGTCTGGAATCAGATCCTCTGACTCGACAAGCCGCGTAAGCGTTTCGTTGCGCTGTCGCCTGAATTGCACCGACGTCCCCCTGATTGCGATCTTTTCCGCAGCCGCTCATTGTCGCGCACCAAGGGTGGTTCGATGATTGCGACTCGCCCATTGTCAGGCGGCGTCTGACCAATGCGAACTGCCCGGGTGCCGCAGCATCGTCTATCCGATCTCAGAGACTGCTGCCCGCGTTGGTTCAGCTTCGTCCAGCTCGCTGGACCTTATGAGCTGACTGGCGCGATACTGATCGGCATCCGCGTACTCGTTGAATTCCAGCAGATTGCCGGCGATCTCAGCCAGGGCGGTCTTGACGTCCCCGGGTGTTGTGTAGAAGTACTCTCGTCTGAGATTGACTCTGTTGACCCGCTTTTCGGCAAACGCATGGTGCAGCTGTGTCTCAACACCCACTGCGTCATCGGAGAAAAACAGTGTGTGAACGTCAAAGCCGAACGGGACAGACGCGTCGCCTAGCTCCCGCACTCGGTCCAAAGGCTCTAAGCGCCTTGTCATCCCGATCTTGACGATTCCGGGTCCGAACGA
Proteins encoded:
- a CDS encoding P-loop NTPase fold protein, whose amino-acid sequence is MQFRRQRNETLTRLVESEDLIPDRRLKQATEDKLEHEALARSVAEIALVAETPTNVALFGPWGSGKSSVYSMIETHLGALKTRTAVVRYDAWKYGGHALKRNFLESISEQLLKSDRAGRENLHESSKAKRAEMRVS